The Microcella sp. genome includes the window CGGAGCCGTCTTCACGACCGCGGCGGCCATCTACTTCGTCGTCTTCATCTCGATCTTCATCACGGCGATCAGCCAAGCGCCGTTCTTGCGCTGAAGGGAACCATCGCAGTGGTGTAGCAGGCCCGCACACTACGCACTGGTCTCGTCAGGGTCTGCCGTTGTGTCGGCGAGTAGAGCCGTGACCTCCTCGGCAACCACTGTCGGAAACCGCACCATGAGTTCACCGCCGTTGGTGGTGATGATGAAGCCCACACCGGCGACGTCACCGGCGAGCGCGTTGGGAGTCGGCGCACGACGGATGCTGTGCACGGGCACCATGCGGTCGCCGACGATGCCAACCGATGGGCTGAAGCGCAGCATCCCACGTTCAATGTGCGCGATGCCTCCGCTCCAGTTGGTGCCGATATTGAGCACACGCCGGTCGATCGCGCGCATCGAGCACCGCACCTCGCCGTCGAGCAGCCGCTTGAGGTCGCGTCGTCTGTCGACTTCTTCGGGAACAAGCCACCACAACCACCCCAAGAGCAGGTCGCCGAGAATCCCGAGCACGAAGGTCACTCGAGCATTGTTGTGCGTGTCTGAGAGCCGAGTCACCCCTTTTATCGACGCCGCGATTTCACTACCGTCGAGGGCATGATCACCGGCATCCACACTGTTCTCTACAGCGACGACCCGCCCGCCACGCGCGCCTTCTTCCGCGACGTCATCGAGTGGAGCTTCATCGAGCCCGCGCCCGGTTGGCTCATCTTCGCGTCGGGCCCGAGCGAGCAAGGCATCCATCCGCGCACGTGGAAAGGTCAAGACGAACCATACGATCAGCGCCACGAGATCTCGCTGCTGTGCGACGACCTCGACGCCACGCTCGCGCAGCTGCGCGCCAATGGTGCCGAGTTCGACGACGAGATCTGGCAGCAGAACTACGGGCGCGGCCTGAATCTGCATGTTCCCGGAGTGGGGCCCGTCATGCTCTACGAGCCGAATTACGCACCCGCCTGGAAGTGACGAGACGGGGTCATCGTCGTCGTCGCCCCGGGGTCACTGGCCTTTCGGAACAACTCACGACTGGGTGAGCTCTTCGCGCAGTCGCGGCTCGACTCGGTGCTCGGGTCGCACCCCCGACTTGTCGGCGTAGAACGCGCGAATGCGGTGCATGTCAGCCGCCACATCGCCGGTGAGGTCGATCGTCGGGCCGAGCCCGGTGGTCATCGTGGTGCGGTCGACATAGCCGAGCGTCACGGGCAGCTGGGCCTCGCGGGCGATGCGGTAGAAGCCTGACTTCCAGTGCGTGTGCCCCTTGCGAGTGCCGTCGGGGGTGACGACGAGGCCGAACACGTTGCCCGAGCGGATGCGCTCGAGCACCTCCGAGACCACGAGAGACGGAGCATCCCGGTCGACCGGTATGCCGCCCAGGCGCAGCATGATCGGCCCCTTCCACCCGCGGAACAGGCTCTTCTTGCCGAACCAGCGGAAGCTCATGTCGAGTCGCCATGCGATCGCGAGCATGAACACGAAGTCCCAGTTCGAGGTGTGGGGGGCGCCGATCAGCACGGTGGGCCGGTCGGGTGCGGGCTCGGTGACGAGCTTCCACCGGCTGAAAGCCCAGAAAGTGCGGGCGAGGAGTCGTCGAAGCGCCATGGGTCAAGCGTAGGTTGCTGTGAACCTCAGATGTCGGCGAAGTCGTTTCCTGGCACTTGCATACTCACGACGACGTCGCCTTCCATCAGTAGCAGCACGAACTGCCGCCCGACGGTTCCTGGGCGAACGAGTGACTCGGTTCCAGGCACGTCAACCGCATCGAGGCCCAAGAGGTCTGCGACGCCATCGCCGTCGCGATCCCACTCTTCAAAGGCCCCGGCTGTCACGGCGTCGGCGCGAGACGACCCGACACCTATCCCCGACTCAGTCACAATGATCGTTCGGTCGGACTGCGAAGACGTGATCGAGATGGAGCTTCCGGAGCCATCATTGTTGGCGGTGACCGTGATGCCGGCCCACGCGTAGCTCGTCAGCTCAAGATCGAGTCCGTCGTAGGGCGGAACTGCGACTCCGGCCGGAATCGGCCCGGCCGCGAGAGCGACGATCTCGAGTATCGCAGCGGCGTCAGCGAAGTCTGCTTGCGACTCTTCACCGTCCGCCAAGAAGGTCAGTCCTTCCGTCGACACGATGAGCATGGGTGGCGGGCTCGAGACGACACTCTCTGAGGGTGCCGATGAAGGGCTCTGAGTTGACGGTGCTGGGCCGCTATCGGGCCCCGCGCAACCAACCAGGGCGATGGCGAAGATGCCCACGGTGAATGTCCAGACCTGTAGTTTCCTCACAGCGACAGCCTAGATTCTTCTCTCGGTCGAGGCATGTGCCATCCGCGGCACACGCCCGAGCGCGGAGACCCGGTGGACGCGCCCCACGGCTCAAGAGTAGCCTCACGCGCATGTTCCTTCTCGAGCTCAACTGGCTGGGCGTGCTTGCCGGCTTCGTCGTCTACTTCATCTCGGGTGCCCTCTGGTTCGGCCCCAAGACCTTCTACCCGGCGTGGATGCGCGCCAAAGGCAAAGACCCCGCAGAGCCGCAAGGTTCGCACGGCATGGCCGTCGTGTTCGGGATGACCGCTCTCGGCGCTCTCGTGCAGGTCATTGCGCTCGCGAGCGTCATCTGGTTCGTGGCCGAAGTGCAGGGCCCCGTCGGGCCGCTCGGCGGAGCGATCGCCGGATTGCTCGTGGGCATCGGGTTCGCCGCCGCAAGCTCGCTGTCGCACCGGCTCTTCGGCGGCGACGGTTTCAAGGTCTGGGCGATCGAGGTCGGCGGCGACGTCGTCGGCCTCACGCTCGCGGGCCTCGTCGTCGGGCTCATCGGCTGACCCCACACCGGGTGAACCCATAGGGTGATGCGGTGACCGACCCCACCCTGAGGCTGCCGAACCAGAGGTTTCGGGCCGTGCTCGACCTGGGCGATGGCATCGGCACCCTTCCGCCGATTCCGCGCGGCTTCGGGCGACCCGAGCTCGACGCCGACGTCGACGACGAGACAGGAGTGGTTAGCCTGTTCGTGCACTTCCCGACCGGCCAGCTGCACCTCGACGTGAGCGACGAGGGGGTCGAGCACCACTTCCACACCGCCCGCGGCGACGACGTCGACGGCAGCCCGTGGAAGCGCGAACCGACCGCCGCTCTTCTCGACTGGGCGCGGCAGTTCGCGATGAGGGCGTTTGCCGTCGTGCCCGACCTGCTGGCCGACGCCGAAGAGGCGGCCGAGTGGCACGCGGCCGGCCTTCGCGTCTTCGCCCGCGAGACCGGTCCGGTTCCGCTCGAGATCATCGAGGTCGAGCTCGAAGGCGAGCTGATGCTGCTGCCGTGGCTCGGCAGTGGCAGCGTCGAGCACGAGCACATCGACGGCGATCATCACCCGATCGAACTGCTGTGGGACCCTCTGGGCGTCGAGCCGAGCATCCGCATCGCGCGCGCCTGGCTCGACCCGCGCACCGACGCGCCACGCGCAGCCGCCGAGCCGGGCATCGACTGGAACGCGGTGGGCATGCCGCCGGCCGAGGTGCTCACCTGGCTCGAAGGCGTCTACCTCAACCACCATGTCATCGCCCACCCCGCGCACGTCATCGTGCAAGCCGCGCTCGAGCGTCTCGCGGGCATCGACTGAGTCCCCCGTCGCGCCCGTCGCGCATCCATGCGGGCAGGGCAGGATAGAGCCGTGGATGCTCGCCGCGCGCTGACCGACGCCCGAGCCGCGCTCGCCGCGGCCGCCGAGCGACTCGCCGCAGCGGGTGCCACCCCTGAGCAGCTCGCCGTCACCGTGCCGGCCCGCCGCGTTCTCGGGTTCATTCCGCGGCCCGAGACTTTTCGACCCGACGGCGAGGCGTTCTTGCTGGGCGCGCTGCTCGTCTCGAGCACCGGTGACGCCTTCGAGCCTGGGCGCATCGCGCGCGCGAGCAGGAAAGTGCTGCCCGGCCACCAGTCTGAGAGCGCTCGCGAACGCAAAGAGCTGCGGCAGCGGCTGCTCGATGCGCGCTTTGCTGAGGGCACCACCGTCGTGATCGACGCTCGGCCCCTGCCGCTCGACGACCCGGCAGCGATGGCCGCCGAGCGTGGGCCGCTCGTGCTGAGCGAGAGCGAGAGCGAGTCGCGCGCGGCGGTGCTCGTGCGCTGGGTTCCGACTGCGCCCGACACCGCGCTGCGACCGCTCGACGCCTATCTCGCCGAGCGCCTCGACCTCGCGCTCGGTACGCTCGAGTCGCTGCGAGCAGAGAGCGAGCATCCATGAGCACGCCGCTGAGAGAACGCCGCCCCGACCCGGTCGTGCGCGCGGTGCGCGCCGTCGTCGCGCCGCTGACGCGCACGAGGGCTTTTCGCTGGGCTGCGCCGCGCGTCATGCCGCCCATCGAGCAGGCGATCGCGGCGATGACCGGCCGCAGCGTGCAGTTGAGCAGTCTGCTCGTGCCCTCGCTGATTCTCACGACCACGGGTGCGAAGAGCGGCCTGCCACGCGACTCGGTGCTCATGTACACGGCCGATGGCCGGGGCAGCGCGATCGTCGCGGGCACGAGCTTTGCCCGCGACAAGCACCCGGCGTGGACATACAACCTGCTCGCGCACCCCGAGGCGCACATCGAGGTTCGCGGGCGCCGCTTCTCGGTGCGTGCTTCGCTCATCGACGGCGTCGACCGCGACGCGGCCTGGCAGCGCATCGAACGGCAGTGGCCCGGCTACCGCGCCTATGAGCGCGAATCGGGTCGCGTCGTGCGACTCTTCAGGCTCGTGCTCAGGGCAGAAGTGCCGACATCGGGTGCCGAGCGGTGACCGAGCTTCGACCCCTGCCCACCGCCGACCCGGTCGTGACGACGGTGCGCACAGTCGTCTCGGCGATCACGCGCACGAGCGCCTGGCGGTGGGCGGCGCACCGGGTGATGCCGCCGATCGAGAGCGCCCTCGCTGCCGCCACCGGCGGTCGAGTGCAGTTCAGCAGCCTGTTCGTGCCCTCGCTCATCCTCACCACGATCGGCGCGAAGAGCGGGCTGCCGCGCGACACCGTGCTCATGTACACCGCCGACGGCTACGGCCGGGCGATCGTCGCCGGCACCAACTGGGCGGCGACGACCCATCCGGCGTGGACGTACAACCTGCTCGCGAACCCTGAGGCAGAGATCACGGTGCGGGGGCGGCGATACGTGGTGCGGGCATCCCTCATCGAGGGGGATGCCCGCGAGCGGGTCTGGCGCCACCTCGAGTCGCAGTGGCCCGAGTACCGGGCCTACGAGCGCGACTCCGGGCGCACCGTCAGGCTGTTCCGCCTGCGATTGATCGCCGAGCTCTGAGGCGGCTGACCGTGTGGCGCACGGCGGGCTGACCGAGCAGGATGCCCGCCACGACGATCGCCATACCCGCCACTTGCGCGCCGCTGAACGCTTCGGCGGCGACGATGACACCGAGTGCGACACCCGCCACGGGGTTGAGCAGCCCGATGAGCCCGACGGCCCCAGCCGTGAGGTGCTGCAGTGCCGCGAACCAGGTGACGTAGGCGAGAGCCGTGGCGATGAGGGTGAGGTAGGCGAAGCCGAGCAGTTCTGCGGCGTCGAGCGGGGGCGGAGCGCCTTCGACGATGAGTGCCGCGATGACGAGCGCGAGCCCACCGCCCGTGAGTTGCCAGGCGGTGACGGCGAGCACCGGCGTGCCGTCGTTCCAGCGGCGTGCGAGCACGAAGCCGAGCGATGACATGAGCATCGCGGCGAGCGAGGCGGCGACTCCCCACGGGTCGATGGGGCCGGTCGCACCGGCCAGCAGCACGACGACGCCGGCGAAGCCCACCGCGGCACCGGCGAGCGACAGCAGGGCGGGGCGCTCTGCGGCGAGGGGCCACGCGAGCAGCAGCATAACGGCGGGCGCCGTGGCCATGAGCATGGCGGCGACGCCCGAGGGCAGCAGTTGCGCCGCCACGTAGACGAGCACGAAGAAGGCGCCGACGTTGAGCACGCCCAGCACGGCCGATCGCCACCACCATGGGCCGCGCGGCCGTTGCCGCGCGAGGGCGAGAAGGATGAGCCCTGCCGGCAGCGCGCGCAGGGCCGCGCCCCACACCGGGTTGTCGATCGGCAGCCACTGAGCGGTGACGACATACGTCGACCCCCAGGTGATCGGAGCGATCGTCGCCACCAGAATCCAGCGCCACGGTGAGTGCATGAGGGGCAAAACCTTTCCGTGGAAAGTATTATTCCCGCATGAGCGCGCGCAGCACGACGCCCCCCACCGATGCGCCCGACCGAGTCGCCCGCATCCAAGCCGAGTGGCGTCGCGAGCGCCCCGAGCTCGACGTGTCGCCGCAGGGCGTCTTCGGCAGGCTCGCGCGTCTGGCGGCGGCGATCGAGGAGGAGCTCGACCGCGTCTTTCAGCAGTTCGACCTGTCGGCGGGGGAGTTCGACGTGCTCGCAACCCTGCGCCGGGCTGGTGCGCCATACGAACGAACCCCGAGCGCCCTCGCCGACAGCACCATGATCACCGCAGGCGGTCTCACCAAGCGTGTCGACAGACTTGAAGCGGCCGGCCTCGTGCAGCGCCGCATCCCGCCGCACGACGCGCGTGTTCGGGTCGTCGCGCTCACCGACAGAGGCCTGGCGCTCATTGACCGGGCGTTCACGGCACACCTGGCCAACGAGCACCAACTGCTCGAGTCGTTGTCAGAGGCCGACCGACGAGACCTCGAACGGTTGCTGTGTCAATGGCTTACCGGCCTGCGCCCAGACTCGTAGGCTGAACCCGTGCTGCTATTAGACATCGTGCTCGTCGTCGGCGGGCTCGTTCTTCTCGTGGCGGGCGGTGAAGCGCTCGTGCGTGGGGCCTCAACGCTCGCTGCGAAGGTGGGCGTGTCACCGCTCGTGATCGGCCTCGTCGTCGTCTCGGCGGCGACCTCGGCTCCTGAGCTAGCGGTGACCGTGGGCGCCGTGTTGAGCGGAGAGCCCGAACTAGCACTCGGCAACGTCATCGGCAGCAATATCGCCAACATCCTGCTGATTCTGGGCCTCTCTGCCCTCGTACTGCCGTTGCTGATCAAGCGCCAGATCGTACGCTTCGACCTGCCGGTCATGGTCGGCATGTCGGTGCTGCTCGTCGTCGTGAGCCTCGACGGCGAGATCGGCCTGCTCGACGGAGTGCTACTGCTCGCGGGTCTCGTCGCTCACGCTGTGATGAGTATCATCGTCGGTCGTCGCGAGGTGGTCGACGCCAGCGCCCCGGTCGACAGCATGCCGCTCAACAGCCGACCCGTGCCGCTGTGGCTGGCCGCACTGCTCGTCGTCGCCGGCATCGGTCTGCTCGTCGGCGGAGCCCAGTTGCTCGTCACCGGTGCCGTGAGCATCGCGACCGGTCTCGGAGTCAGCAGCCTCATCGTCGGCCTCACGGTCGTGGCCGTCGGCACGTCGTTGCCCGAGCTTGCGACGTCGATCATCGCCGTGCGCCGGGGCGAGCGAGACATGGCGGTCGGCAACATCGTGGGCAGCAACATCTTCAACATTGGCATGGTGCTCGGGGTACCGGCGATCATCTTCGGCCAGGGCATCCCGGTGCCGCCCGCTGCCATCGCCCTCGACCTGCCGCTCATGCTGGCCGCCGCGATCGCGCTGCTGCCGATCGCGTTCACGGGCTTCATCATCGCGCGCTGGGAGGGCGGCATGTTCGTGGCCCTCTACGTGGCCTACACCGCGTATCTCATCCTCGCCGCGACGCAGCACCGCGCTCTCGAAGGCTTCACCGACGTCATGCTGTGGTTCGTGCTGCCGCTCATCGCGATCACGCTCATCGTCGTCACCGCGTTCGAGGTGGGCGTGCACCGCGGGCGTCGACTTGCTGCGCGTGAGAAGGCCGGCGGCGCGTCGAACGCACCGCCGGCCGAGTGACGACGTCTCGAGCTAGCCGAGCAGGTCTTTCATCTGCTTGTAGATGAGCCCCGCGGCATTCTTGGGGTTCAAGCGCGACAGTCGCGACATGATGCGCGCATCGCCGCCGATGAAGATCTCGTAGCTGCCCTTTTCGATCGCCTCGACGATCTGCCGGCCTGCCTCGGCAGGGGCAGTCGTCTTGCGCGGCTTGCCGTCGCCCGCTTTCGCGGCCATGGCCTCCATCTCGGCGGCCGTCATGATGCCCGAGTTCTGAGCGATGTTCGTGCCGATGGCTCCCGGAAACACGCCCGTGACCTGCACGCCGGTCTCCATGAGCTCAGAGTGCAGCGAACGGCTCAACTGGGCGACAGCCGCCTTGGTGGCGCCGTAGACCGACTGGCCGGGAACAGGAGCATACGCACCCATGCTCGCGACGTTGACGATCGAGGCCTCGGGCCGCGTCAGAAGCTCGGGCAGGAAGGCCTTGACGGTGTTGAGCACCCCGTACAGGTTGACGTCGATGACCCGTTCGATCTGGTCCCAGTCGAGTTCGTTGACCTTGACGAACTTCTGAATGATGCCGGCGATGTTGAGCAGCCCATCAACCTGTCCGTGCTGCTTGATGATGGCGGCGGGCAGCTTCTCGACGGCCTTGCGGTCGGTGATGTTGACGACGTGCGTCGAGATGCGCTCGCCGTGGTCGCCGGCGAGCCGAACGGTCTCGGCGAGCCCTTCCTCGCTGAGGTCGAGCGCCGCGACGCGCCCGCCCTTGGCGACGAGGGCGAGCACGACCTCGCGCCCGATGCCGTTGCCGCCACCGGTCACGGCGAAGACTTTGCCACTGATCTGCATGATGCTCCTTGATCTGAAGGGATACGCGGCGATGCGCTCCTCCAGGCTACGGGCTTTCCGACCGATCGGTCAGGGTCGAACGTCCCGAGCGCTCTCGCTGTGCTGAGCGCCGGTGCACCACTTGTGCATCACCCCGATTCGGTGTGGAGTGACCCCATGAGAACTCAGCGACGCATGATGGCGGCGGCAGTGCTCGCCATCACGCTGTCGGCGTGTGCTCCGGCATCTCCACCGGCGACGCAGAGCGTGACCGTCGACGTGTTCTTCGCGCACGCGCAGCCGACCAGGGTGACGCTCATTAGCGAACCGCACACGATCGAGGTCGTCGATGACGTGATCGCGGGCGTGCTCAGCGCGCTCGTTGCCGGCGAGGTGCAGCCGCTCGACGCCGACTACGAGAACCTGTGGGGCGCGGGCAGTGCTGTGCTCTCGACGAGCCGATCCGCAGACGTGCTCACAGTCGACCTCAGCGTCGCTCCGCTGTCGCTGGGTGCCGAGGCCGAGAGCATCGCGCTGGCGCAACTGGTCTGGACGGCGACGTCGATCGACACCTCGCTGTCGGCGGTGCTCGTCACGATCGACGGTGCCGGCGCTGAGACCCTCGCGGGTCATGTCGACATCACGCGGCCGATTGCTCGCGATCGCGCCGAATCCGTATTGTCTCCGCTGCAGATCCTGGCGCCAGAAGAGGGGTCTGCCGTCAGCAATCCGGTGGTCGCCGCCGGCATGGCCTGCACGTTCGAAGCCTCGTACTCGTGGACTCTTGAGGGGCCGAGCGGCGTTGTCGATGAGGGGTTCGGGATGGCCTCCGAGGGCTGCCCGACGCGCGCACCCTGGCAGCTCGAGCTCGGCAGTCTCTCTGCTGGCGACTACGTGCTGACGGTGTTCGAGCTCTCGGCAGACGACGGCTCGGTGTGGGCTGCCGACAGCAAGAGCTTCACCGTCACGAAGTAGCGCACTGTCTTGCCTGCCAACGCGCAGAAACGGATGGCACGCTCGACGCATGACCGTCATGCCGATGTTCCCCCTCGGCTCAGTGCTGTTTCCGGCGATGCCGACCGCGCTGCGGGTGTTCGAAGAGCGCTACATCGTCATGCTGTCGACGATTCTGGGTGACGAGCCTCCTGAGTTCGGCATCGTGCTCATCGAGCGCGGCAGCGAGGTCGGAGGAGGCGAGCACCGGTTCGCGATCGGAACCGTCGCGCAGATCACCAGGGTCGAGACCAGTGAAGGGTTCATCGGGCTGATCGCGCACGGCGAGCGCCGCATCGAGGTGACTTCGTGGCTCGACGATGACCCCCACCCGCGTGCCGAGGTGCGCGACCTGCCCGCGTTGGCCTGGGATGACGAGCTGCAGCCCCTGTTCGAGCGAGCCGAGCAGCTCGTGCGGCGCACCATCGCGCGCGCGAGCGAGTTCGTCGAGCAGCAGTGGCCGGCAGACATCGTGCTCAGCGATGACCCCGTCGAAGCGTCGTGGCAGCTCGCCGGTATCGCACCCCTCGGCCCTCTCGACCAGGTTCGACTCTTGCAGTCTGCTTCAGCGGGCGAGCTGCTGTCGGGCGTGATCGAGTGCACCGAGGCCGCGGCAGAGATGCTCACCGCACCCTGGGACGACGGCTTTTCGGCATTCTCCGACGACGACGGCACCGACGGCCGGTAGCCTGCCGTGATGAACGAGTTGCTCGCGTTTCCGATTCCCGTCGACGGCGTCGCATCGCCGTGGCTCGCCCCGATCTTCGGGCTCATGGCTCTCGCCGGGTTCACCGTGGTCATCTGGCAGGCAGTGCGATACCTGCGCAACAGCGACAACGACAGCGACCCTCGATTCGACGACGAGCCTGGCGCACCGCCGCGCGACGACCGAGTAGAGTGAGCGCCAGCAGCACCCTCAAGTGAATACCGGCCGTTTCTGCGATGCGGGAGAGCCGTGAGCTTCGGCTTCGCGGCACCGAAGGAGCAAGCCTCCCCGCCAATCTCTCAGGTATCTGTACCGCATCAGCAAGGCCACTCTGAAAAGCAGGGAACGAACGCGTTCGCGCCCTCGCCCACGGTGAAAGCGCCGCTCGATCTGAGTCGAGGGCGTGAAACTCTCAGGCACCATGACAGAGGGGGAGTTCCACCGGCCTTCGGCGTCAGGAGAACTCAGTGACACTCGACACCCCGTCAGAACACCTCGCACCGCTGCAGCAGTCGCCGCTGCACCGAGAGCACGAGGCGCTCGGCGCCGCCTTCACCGACTTCGGTGGCTGGCAAATGCCCGTTCGCTACCAGAGCGACCTCATCGAGCACCACGCTGTGCGCGATGCCGCGGGGCTCTTCGACATCTCGCACATGGCAGAGATCTCGGTGACCGGTGCTGATGCCGGTGCCTTTCTCGACTACGCCCTCGCCGGCAGGCTGTCGACGCTGCCGCTGCTGAAGGCAAAGTACTCGCTGCTGCTCGACGAGAGCGGAGGCATCGTCGACGACCTCATCGTCTATGCCAGCGCCGAGGCCGAATTTCTGGTGGTCGCGAACGCGAGCAACCGCCACGCCGTCGTCGAAGCGCTCGTCGCTCGACAATCTGGCTTCGATGTGCAGCTCGCCGACCTCACCGAGCAGCTCGCCCTCATCGCCGTGCAGGGCCCCGCCGCCCGAGCGGTGCTCGCCGCGGTCGACGATCTCGAGTTGCGCGACGACCTCTCGCGGGGGCGCACCCTCGAGACGCTCGGGTACTACGCGGCGATGGGAATGGCGTGGCACGGCACCTCGGTGTTCGTGGCGCGCACTGGCTATACGGGTGAAGACGGCTTCGAGCTCTACGTCGACGCCGAGCAGGCTGTCGACCTGTGGCGTGCCCTGCTCGCGGCGGGGCAGGCCTACGGGCTCGTACCGTGCGGGCTGGCTGCGCGCGACACGCTGCGGCTCGAGGCAGGCATGCCCCTGTATGGGCATGAGCTGGGGCGCAGCATCCAGCCGGTGCAAGCGGGATTGGGGCGTGTGGTCGTGACCGACAAGCCGGCCTTCGTCGGCAAAGCGGCCATCGAGGCAGGCCCGGCACCCGATGCGCGAGTGCTCGTCGGGCTCAGCACCGAAGGGCGCCGCGCACCCCGCGCCGACTACGTCGTGCTGCACGGCGACACCGAGGTCGGTGTCATCACGAGCGGTGCGCTCTCGCCGACCCTCGGGCACCCGATCGCCATGGCGTTCGTCGACCCCGCGCACCGAGAGCCCGGCACCGTGCTCGATGTCGACGTGCGCGGTACGCGCATCGCCGCCACCGTCGTCTCCCTTCCCTTCTATCAGCGAAAGGCCACATCATGAGCGTTCCGAACGACCTGCAGTACACCGCCGAGCACGAGTGGGTTCGCCTCGACGGCGACATCGCGACCATCGGCATCACGCAGTACGCTGCCGACGCTCTCGGCGATGTTGTCTATGTCGACCTGCCGAAGATCGGTGCCACCCTGACCACGGGGTCGATCGTCGGCGAAGTCGAGTCGACGAAGTCGGTCGGCGAGCTGTACGCACCGCTCGACGGTGAGGTCGTCGAGGCCAACGAGGCCGTCGCCGCAGCGCCCGAGACCATCAACGCAGACCCCTACGGCGACGGCTGGCTCGTCAAGATTCGGGTCACGGGTGAGCACGCCCTGCTGAGCGCCGACGACTATCGCGCCCTCATCGGCGGCTGACACCGCACCCCGACCGACCACGCACTGAGACGAGAACACCACGTGAGCATCCCCTTCGCCGAACGCCACATCGGCACCGACCACGACGCGCAGCAGCTCATGCTCGATGCGCTGGG containing:
- a CDS encoding SDR family oxidoreductase; the encoded protein is MQISGKVFAVTGGGNGIGREVVLALVAKGGRVAALDLSEEGLAETVRLAGDHGERISTHVVNITDRKAVEKLPAAIIKQHGQVDGLLNIAGIIQKFVKVNELDWDQIERVIDVNLYGVLNTVKAFLPELLTRPEASIVNVASMGAYAPVPGQSVYGATKAAVAQLSRSLHSELMETGVQVTGVFPGAIGTNIAQNSGIMTAAEMEAMAAKAGDGKPRKTTAPAEAGRQIVEAIEKGSYEIFIGGDARIMSRLSRLNPKNAAGLIYKQMKDLLG
- a CDS encoding DUF1761 domain-containing protein, with amino-acid sequence MFLLELNWLGVLAGFVVYFISGALWFGPKTFYPAWMRAKGKDPAEPQGSHGMAVVFGMTALGALVQVIALASVIWFVAEVQGPVGPLGGAIAGLLVGIGFAAASSLSHRLFGGDGFKVWAIEVGGDVVGLTLAGLVVGLIG
- a CDS encoding nitroreductase family deazaflavin-dependent oxidoreductase is translated as MTELRPLPTADPVVTTVRTVVSAITRTSAWRWAAHRVMPPIESALAAATGGRVQFSSLFVPSLILTTIGAKSGLPRDTVLMYTADGYGRAIVAGTNWAATTHPAWTYNLLANPEAEITVRGRRYVVRASLIEGDARERVWRHLESQWPEYRAYERDSGRTVRLFRLRLIAEL
- a CDS encoding nitroreductase family deazaflavin-dependent oxidoreductase, yielding MSTPLRERRPDPVVRAVRAVVAPLTRTRAFRWAAPRVMPPIEQAIAAMTGRSVQLSSLLVPSLILTTTGAKSGLPRDSVLMYTADGRGSAIVAGTSFARDKHPAWTYNLLAHPEAHIEVRGRRFSVRASLIDGVDRDAAWQRIERQWPGYRAYERESGRVVRLFRLVLRAEVPTSGAER
- a CDS encoding calcium/sodium antiporter; the protein is MLLLDIVLVVGGLVLLVAGGEALVRGASTLAAKVGVSPLVIGLVVVSAATSAPELAVTVGAVLSGEPELALGNVIGSNIANILLILGLSALVLPLLIKRQIVRFDLPVMVGMSVLLVVVSLDGEIGLLDGVLLLAGLVAHAVMSIIVGRREVVDASAPVDSMPLNSRPVPLWLAALLVVAGIGLLVGGAQLLVTGAVSIATGLGVSSLIVGLTVVAVGTSLPELATSIIAVRRGERDMAVGNIVGSNIFNIGMVLGVPAIIFGQGIPVPPAAIALDLPLMLAAAIALLPIAFTGFIIARWEGGMFVALYVAYTAYLILAATQHRALEGFTDVMLWFVLPLIAITLIVVTAFEVGVHRGRRLAAREKAGGASNAPPAE
- a CDS encoding VOC family protein — its product is MITGIHTVLYSDDPPATRAFFRDVIEWSFIEPAPGWLIFASGPSEQGIHPRTWKGQDEPYDQRHEISLLCDDLDATLAQLRANGAEFDDEIWQQNYGRGLNLHVPGVGPVMLYEPNYAPAWK
- a CDS encoding MarR family winged helix-turn-helix transcriptional regulator, which produces MSARSTTPPTDAPDRVARIQAEWRRERPELDVSPQGVFGRLARLAAAIEEELDRVFQQFDLSAGEFDVLATLRRAGAPYERTPSALADSTMITAGGLTKRVDRLEAAGLVQRRIPPHDARVRVVALTDRGLALIDRAFTAHLANEHQLLESLSEADRRDLERLLCQWLTGLRPDS
- a CDS encoding LON peptidase substrate-binding domain-containing protein, with product MTVMPMFPLGSVLFPAMPTALRVFEERYIVMLSTILGDEPPEFGIVLIERGSEVGGGEHRFAIGTVAQITRVETSEGFIGLIAHGERRIEVTSWLDDDPHPRAEVRDLPALAWDDELQPLFERAEQLVRRTIARASEFVEQQWPADIVLSDDPVEASWQLAGIAPLGPLDQVRLLQSASAGELLSGVIECTEAAAEMLTAPWDDGFSAFSDDDGTDGR
- a CDS encoding EamA family transporter, with protein sequence MHSPWRWILVATIAPITWGSTYVVTAQWLPIDNPVWGAALRALPAGLILLALARQRPRGPWWWRSAVLGVLNVGAFFVLVYVAAQLLPSGVAAMLMATAPAVMLLLAWPLAAERPALLSLAGAAVGFAGVVVLLAGATGPIDPWGVAASLAAMLMSSLGFVLARRWNDGTPVLAVTAWQLTGGGLALVIAALIVEGAPPPLDAAELLGFAYLTLIATALAYVTWFAALQHLTAGAVGLIGLLNPVAGVALGVIVAAEAFSGAQVAGMAIVVAGILLGQPAVRHTVSRLRARRSIAGGTA
- a CDS encoding Gmad2 immunoglobulin-like domain-containing protein, which translates into the protein MRTQRRMMAAAVLAITLSACAPASPPATQSVTVDVFFAHAQPTRVTLISEPHTIEVVDDVIAGVLSALVAGEVQPLDADYENLWGAGSAVLSTSRSADVLTVDLSVAPLSLGAEAESIALAQLVWTATSIDTSLSAVLVTIDGAGAETLAGHVDITRPIARDRAESVLSPLQILAPEEGSAVSNPVVAAGMACTFEASYSWTLEGPSGVVDEGFGMASEGCPTRAPWQLELGSLSAGDYVLTVFELSADDGSVWAADSKSFTVTK
- a CDS encoding 1-acyl-sn-glycerol-3-phosphate acyltransferase, giving the protein MALRRLLARTFWAFSRWKLVTEPAPDRPTVLIGAPHTSNWDFVFMLAIAWRLDMSFRWFGKKSLFRGWKGPIMLRLGGIPVDRDAPSLVVSEVLERIRSGNVFGLVVTPDGTRKGHTHWKSGFYRIAREAQLPVTLGYVDRTTMTTGLGPTIDLTGDVAADMHRIRAFYADKSGVRPEHRVEPRLREELTQS